Part of the Alkaliphilus flagellatus genome, CTATAAAAAAACTAAACTCCTTTATAAGCCAGCTATTGATGATTCGCTAACAATAATTCAAAATACACTTAAAGATATATATGGATATATATAGAATTGTTTTGATAAATTTGTTACAATGATTATGATGTAAAATAGAGGTTTAAATTTACATTAATATTTAATAAATCTATGGAGGGAATGTCGATGAACATAGCACTTTCAACAAAAGCACAAAATGTTTTGCCATCAATAACACTTTCAATTGATGCTAAAGCAAAACAAATGAAAGCAGATGGAATTAATGTAATAAGTTTTGGGGTAGGAGAACCGGATTTTACCACACCACAAAACATCAAAGATGCTGCTATAGAAGCAATTAGAAAAGGCTTTACTACATATACTCCTGCTTCAGGACTACCTCAACTTAAACAAGCAATATGCGCTAAATTAAAGACTGAAAACAATTTAGAATATAAACCTGAAAACATAGTTGTATCTAATGGAGCAAAGCATTCCTTATATAATATTTTTCAAGCTATATGTAATCCTGGAGACGAAGTAATTATACCAGTACCTTACTGGGTAAGCTATCCAGATATGGTTAAAATGGCAGATGCTAACCCTGTATTTGTGAATTGTACAGAGGAAAATGAGTTTAAAATTAAAAGAGATGATCTTCTAAAAGCTATAACAACCAAAACAAAAGCTATTATACTAAACAGTCCGTCTAATCCAACAGGTTCAGTTTATACAAAATCTGAATTAGAAGAAATTGCAAAAATTGCCATTGAACACAATATTTTTATTGTAGCTGACGAAATATATGAAAAATTAACCTACGAAGGTGAAAAACATATTAGTATCGCTTCTCTAAATAATCAAATAAAAGACCTAACAATTGTAGTTAATGGCATGTCTAAAGGTTATGCTATGACAGGATGGAGAATCGGATATACTGCAAGCCATGCAACTATAGCTAAGGCCATGGGTAATATGCAAAGTCATGCTACATCCAATCCTAATACTATTGCTCAACATGCTAGTATTGAAGGATTAACTGGAGATCAATCATCTGTGGAAGAAATGAGAATCGCATTTGATGAGAGAAGAAAATATATGGTACAAAGAATAAATGAGATTAAAGGTTTATCATGTATTACTCCTAAAGGTGCTTTCTATGTTATGATGAACATCAAGCAACTAATTGGCACTACTATTAAAGGCATTGTTATTAATAGTTCTATGGACTTATCGGAGTTATTACTCGAACATGCAAATGTTGCTGTTGTGCCAGGTGTTGCTTTTGGTACTGACGAATTTATTCGTCTTTCCTATGCAAATTCACTTGAAAATATTAAAGAAGGACTTAATAGAATTGATAGTATTTTAAATAGCTAGTTTATAACAGCTATAATAGGAGCTTTTACCC contains:
- a CDS encoding pyridoxal phosphate-dependent aminotransferase — protein: MNIALSTKAQNVLPSITLSIDAKAKQMKADGINVISFGVGEPDFTTPQNIKDAAIEAIRKGFTTYTPASGLPQLKQAICAKLKTENNLEYKPENIVVSNGAKHSLYNIFQAICNPGDEVIIPVPYWVSYPDMVKMADANPVFVNCTEENEFKIKRDDLLKAITTKTKAIILNSPSNPTGSVYTKSELEEIAKIAIEHNIFIVADEIYEKLTYEGEKHISIASLNNQIKDLTIVVNGMSKGYAMTGWRIGYTASHATIAKAMGNMQSHATSNPNTIAQHASIEGLTGDQSSVEEMRIAFDERRKYMVQRINEIKGLSCITPKGAFYVMMNIKQLIGTTIKGIVINSSMDLSELLLEHANVAVVPGVAFGTDEFIRLSYANSLENIKEGLNRIDSILNS